The Gracilibacillus caseinilyticus genome segment TAGAGGAGACATTCTCACACATTTCCCAACTAAATAGTGATACGATGAATAAGGCGAATGCAGAATATACAAAATGGTTAATTTTTATCGTATTCGGTTTTATTTTCCTTAGTTTATCTTATGTCGCCTGGGCAAAATACAGAGGAGAAGCGGTATAATCATTACAATTGACACGTTGTCGGATTTTGACTAAAATTAATGTTATAAATGAATAAACTAATGGAGGATTGTACATGTTAGGGTATTTAATATATCTGGTTTTATTAATTGCTGTACCACTTTGGGCCCAATCCAAAGTAAAGAACACGTATAAAAAATATTCTCAAGTAATGAATGCAAACATGATGACCGGTGCAGAGGTTGCCCGTAAAATATTAAATGATAATGGGTTGTTTGATGTCAGGATAGAAGAGACAAAAGGTACCTTATCAGACCATTATGACCCCCGTAAAAAGGTCGTTCGATTATCGAGTGATAATTATCATGGTTATTCAGCTGCTGCTTCTGCGATCGCAGCCCATGAGGTAGGACATGCGATTCAGGACGCCGAAGCTTACGCATTCTTACGGTTTCGCCATACTTTAGTACCAATTGCAGGACTTGGTGACAAGATGTCCTTTATTTTTATCATTGCAGGAATACTGTTAGGGGCAATGAACTTAGTACTTGTTGGGGTTATTTTTATGTCATTCGCAGTATTGTTCCAACTAGTCACGCTGCCAGTTGAATTTGATGCTTCCAACCGGGCAATGAACCAATTAGTCTCAACTGGTATTATTCGCAATAATGAAGAACGTCAAACGAAAAAAGTGTTAAATGCTGCCGCGTTAACATATGTTGCAGCAGCACTGGTGGCAGTAGCGGAGTTAATCCGCTTTGCATCCATGTTTTTCCTTGCGAGTGATGAATAAGTTTTATTATGATGAAAGACAGATGTATAAACATCTGTCTTTTTATTTAACAATGGAGGGTGTTGAATGTATAATAAAGAAAGTATGGCGAACATGCAGCAACGAGTCGATCAATATATCTCACAATTCAAGGAAGGTTATTTTTCGCCATTAACTATGATGACTCGTTTTACCGAAGAAATCGGAGAATTAGCTCGCGAAGTCAATCACCTTTATGGTGAAAAACCGAAGAAAAATACAGAGAAAGACAATTCGATTGAAGCGGAGTTAGGAGACTTACTGTTCGTCATGATTTGCTTTGCTAACTCTCAAGGGATTAGCTTAGATGAAGCATTTGACCGAACAATGAATAAGATCGAAACAAGAGATAAAAATCGTTGGACAAGGAAAAACAGTCAGGAGGATCAGAATGAGTAAAGTGAAAGTTATTGTTGCTGGCCCGCGAGGAAAAATGGGCAGTGAAGCATTACGTATGATCGAGAAACAAGATGATTTAGAATTGATTGCCTGCTTAGATCATAAATTTGAAGGAAAGAAAGTTAGCGAATTCGAAGAGTTGCCCAATTTCGATGTAGACATTTACACAGATATTGAGCAATGTTTTCAGGCAGTCGATGCGGATGTATTAGTTGATCTTACCACTCCTGAATTCGGGTATTTACATACTAAAACTGCAATTAAATACGGAATCCGACCTGTTGTAGGTACAACTGGCTTTAGCGACGAACAACTTCAGGAGCTAACAGACCTAGCAGAAGAGAAAGGGATTGGTGTCATCATTGCACCTAACTTTGCTCTAGGAGCTGTATTGATGATGCAGTTCGCCAAATGGGCAGCGAAATACTTTCCAGATGTAGAAATTATCGAAAAGCATCATGATCGTAAATTAGATGCGCCTTCTGGAACAGCTGTCAAAACAGCACAATTAATTCAAGAAGAAAGGGAATCCAAAACACAAGGACACCCTGATGAAAAAGAAACGATTGCAGGAGCACGTGGAGCAGATGTGGATGGCATGAAAATTCACAGTATGCGGTTACCTGGTCTTGTAGCACATCAGGAAGTCGTATTCGGTTCCGCTGGGGAAAACTTAACGATTAAACATGACTCCTTCCATCGTGAGTCTTTTATGACTGGTGTGAAGCTTGCAATTGATCATGTGATGAAGTTGGACCTGCTTGTATATGGATTGGAAAACATTTTAGAATAGGGGAGATCATCTTGAAAATTGCCTTAATTGCACATGATAAAAAGAAACAGGATATCGTAAATTTTACTATTGCTTATACAGAAATTTTGAAGCATCATACCTTATTGGCGACTGGAACAACTGGGAAGAAAATCAGTGACGCTACCGGCTTGGAAATTCATCGCTTCCAATCAGGACCGTTAGGCGGTGATCAGCAGATTGGAGCGAGAATTGCTGATAATGAAATGGATTTGGTCATTTTCTTCCGAGATCCGTTAACTGCTCAACCACATGAGCCAGACATCAGTGCGTTGATGCGCCTTTGTGACGTCTATCAAATTCCATTAGTAACAAATCTTGGTGGTGCAGAAGTTATGATTAGAGCACTAGATGCAGGCTTCTTTGATTGGCGTAAATTATAAGATTAAAAATAAACGAGGTGGGTTGCCATATGCTTAAAATCGGAATTACATGCTATCCATCTGTCGGTGGATCTGGAATTATTGCGACTGAACTTGGAAAAATGCTGGCCAAACAAGGTCACGAAATCCATTTCATTACATCTAGTATCCCGTTTAGACTGGACTCATTTTATCCTAATATATTTTTTCATGAAGTGGAGTTAAATCATTATCCAGTGTTCCAATATCCACCATACGATTTAGCGCTGGCAACAAAAATGGCAGAAGTAATCGATACGGAACAGATAGATATTATTCACGCACATTATGCTGTGCCACATGCGATTTGCGCTATTTTAGCAAAACAAATGGCAAAGCATCCTGTCAAAATAGTGACAACGTTGCACGGTACGGATATTACCGTACTTGGTATTGATCATAGTTTGAAGAAAATGATTCAATTCGGTATTGAACAATCAGATGCTGCTACAGCAGTAAGCGAAAGTCTAGTTGGACAAACGAAGGAAATGCTCGGAGTTAAGTGTCCATTACATGTTATTTATAATTTTGTGAACGAGCTCGAATACGTGCCGAATCAAAAACATCATTTGAAACAGAAATACGGAATGGCGGATGATGATAAAGTACTGATCCATATTTCTAACTTCCGCAAAGTAAAGCGGCTGGAAGATGTAATTCATACGTTCCAAAAGGTCCATGAGAAAGAACCGTCCCATTTACTGCTGATTGGTGATGGACCAGAGTACGGACAGATTTATGATCTAGTGCGTGCATTAGGTCTTGAAGAGGTAGTTCACTTTCTCGGAAAACAAAAAAATATTCCGGAGTTACTTTCGATTGCAGATATTAAATTACTGTTATCAGAAAAAGAAAGCTTTGGGTTAGTTCTGCTTGAAGCAATGGCTTGCGGTGTGCCCTGCGTGGGTTCGAATATAGGTGGAATCCCAGAAGTAATTGCTGATGGCGAAACAGGTTTTATTGAAGAATTAGGAGATACAGAGGCGTTTGCTTCGAGAGTATTAGAACTGTTACAAAACAAGCAAAAATGGCAGCAATTCTCAGAGAATGCCATCGAAAGAGTGACACATCGTTTTTCATCGGAAAAAATCAGAAAACAATACGAAAGTCTATATTATCAAGTATTAGGTGAATAAGATGACAGATCCGTTATTTCTATTAGCACAGGAAATCGTCAAAAGAATAGAAGCACACCACTACCAGGCCTATATTGTCGGTGGCGCTGTACGCGATGCACTACTTCAACGACAAGTGGATGACATCGATATTACAACGTCTGCTCTGCCTCAAGAAATTCAACAAATTTTTCCGAAAGTGATTCCTACGGGGTTACAGCACGGGACTGTTACTGTAAGATTTCAACAAACGTCCTTTGAAGTGACGACATTTCGTACAGAAGGTAAATACAGCGATTTTCGACGACCGGACCAGGTTCAATTTGTTTCTGATTTGAAGGAAGATTTAGCTCGAAGAGATTTTACAATGAATGCTATCGCGATAGACTCATCCTTTAGGCCAATTGATCCATTTGCCGGGAGGAAGGACATCGAGGCTAACCTGATCCGAACGGTTGGCGATCCGAATCAGCGTTTTCTGGAAGATCCATTACGTATGATGCGAGCAATCAGATTTCAAAGTCAGCTAGGTTTTCTGATTGATGAATCAGCTTTGCAAGCGATCAGTGAGCACCGGAAGTGGCTTTCCAAAATTGCTGTCGAACGTATCTCTGTTGAATGGATGAAAACAGTCACTGGCAGTCATTTTCCTCGAGCAAAGCAAAGCCTAGTTGATACTAGGCTGATCGACTGCCTCCCAGTTATCGGAAGAAATGCAGCTATCCAACAAGTGATGGAAGAATTAGATTATTCCTATACAAGTATCGCTGCTTTTGTCGCCTATATGGAATTGCAGGTCCAGACTGTCCCGTTTTCTACCTGGAAAAGGGAATGGAAGCTTTCCAATCAAATCAAAAAAGATTGTGAAATACTATATAATAGTGTACTCGCCTATCCTGCGAATTCGCTAAGCTGGATTATTTATCAAGTAGAAGATCGTTTACTCACTGACTTTCAATTTCTCTGTCAGCTCTATCATCAGCAGCAATGGTCGATTTCTTTTTTGCAAAAGCAGAAAGAAAGATTACCAATACTAACACGTTCAGAGCTTGCTGTGAACGGGAAAGACATCATTACTTTATTCCCGGACAAGGAAAGAGGCGTCTGGATTCAGGAGATGTTGTCTGCAGTTGAAAAAGCTGTCGTTGAGAAACAAGTGCATAATAACAAAAATGATATAAGAGAGTGGTTGCAAAATTATGGTTTCCAGTAAACGTTATCAACTTATTTCCATATTAGCAGAGCAAGGCGATAATTATATTTCCGGTCAGATGCTTTCAGAACGCTTGAAAATTTCACGTACTGCAATATGGAAGCATATGAACGAATTGAAGAAAGATGGCTATCAATTTGAGTCGGCACCAAAGAAAGGCTATCGTTTAATTAAAAAACCTGACAATTTGAATGAGAGCACGATCAAGTGGGGGTTAAAAACAGATTGGCTCGGAAAACAGATTGAGTTTCAAG includes the following:
- a CDS encoding CCA tRNA nucleotidyltransferase, which codes for MTDPLFLLAQEIVKRIEAHHYQAYIVGGAVRDALLQRQVDDIDITTSALPQEIQQIFPKVIPTGLQHGTVTVRFQQTSFEVTTFRTEGKYSDFRRPDQVQFVSDLKEDLARRDFTMNAIAIDSSFRPIDPFAGRKDIEANLIRTVGDPNQRFLEDPLRMMRAIRFQSQLGFLIDESALQAISEHRKWLSKIAVERISVEWMKTVTGSHFPRAKQSLVDTRLIDCLPVIGRNAAIQQVMEELDYSYTSIAAFVAYMELQVQTVPFSTWKREWKLSNQIKKDCEILYNSVLAYPANSLSWIIYQVEDRLLTDFQFLCQLYHQQQWSISFLQKQKERLPILTRSELAVNGKDIITLFPDKERGVWIQEMLSAVEKAVVEKQVHNNKNDIREWLQNYGFQ
- the bshA gene encoding N-acetyl-alpha-D-glucosaminyl L-malate synthase BshA, whose translation is MLKIGITCYPSVGGSGIIATELGKMLAKQGHEIHFITSSIPFRLDSFYPNIFFHEVELNHYPVFQYPPYDLALATKMAEVIDTEQIDIIHAHYAVPHAICAILAKQMAKHPVKIVTTLHGTDITVLGIDHSLKKMIQFGIEQSDAATAVSESLVGQTKEMLGVKCPLHVIYNFVNELEYVPNQKHHLKQKYGMADDDKVLIHISNFRKVKRLEDVIHTFQKVHEKEPSHLLLIGDGPEYGQIYDLVRALGLEEVVHFLGKQKNIPELLSIADIKLLLSEKESFGLVLLEAMACGVPCVGSNIGGIPEVIADGETGFIEELGDTEAFASRVLELLQNKQKWQQFSENAIERVTHRFSSEKIRKQYESLYYQVLGE
- the dapB gene encoding 4-hydroxy-tetrahydrodipicolinate reductase, which produces MSKVKVIVAGPRGKMGSEALRMIEKQDDLELIACLDHKFEGKKVSEFEELPNFDVDIYTDIEQCFQAVDADVLVDLTTPEFGYLHTKTAIKYGIRPVVGTTGFSDEQLQELTDLAEEKGIGVIIAPNFALGAVLMMQFAKWAAKYFPDVEIIEKHHDRKLDAPSGTAVKTAQLIQEERESKTQGHPDEKETIAGARGADVDGMKIHSMRLPGLVAHQEVVFGSAGENLTIKHDSFHRESFMTGVKLAIDHVMKLDLLVYGLENILE
- the mgsA gene encoding methylglyoxal synthase, which codes for MKIALIAHDKKKQDIVNFTIAYTEILKHHTLLATGTTGKKISDATGLEIHRFQSGPLGGDQQIGARIADNEMDLVIFFRDPLTAQPHEPDISALMRLCDVYQIPLVTNLGGAEVMIRALDAGFFDWRKL
- a CDS encoding nucleotide pyrophosphohydrolase, whose amino-acid sequence is MYNKESMANMQQRVDQYISQFKEGYFSPLTMMTRFTEEIGELAREVNHLYGEKPKKNTEKDNSIEAELGDLLFVMICFANSQGISLDEAFDRTMNKIETRDKNRWTRKNSQEDQNE
- a CDS encoding zinc metallopeptidase, with translation MLGYLIYLVLLIAVPLWAQSKVKNTYKKYSQVMNANMMTGAEVARKILNDNGLFDVRIEETKGTLSDHYDPRKKVVRLSSDNYHGYSAAASAIAAHEVGHAIQDAEAYAFLRFRHTLVPIAGLGDKMSFIFIIAGILLGAMNLVLVGVIFMSFAVLFQLVTLPVEFDASNRAMNQLVSTGIIRNNEERQTKKVLNAAALTYVAAALVAVAELIRFASMFFLASDE